In Sphaerospermopsis torques-reginae ITEP-024, the genomic window TGATGAATTTTTAGCTGATTTTCGTCAACAACTAATCGTAGAAAGATTATTGCAATTAATGACTCAAGCTGCAATAGACATCAATGATCATGTCTTATCAAAACTCAATCCTGGAAAAACATACACTAATTTTGAGGCTTTCATTGAATTGGGTAAATATCAAATTTTGACTCCTGAACTAGCAAAACAAATTGCACCATCATCAGGTTTAAGAAATCGTTTGGTTCATGAATATGATGATATTGATCCAAATCAAGTTTTCAAGGCAATTAGTTTTGCCTTACAGCAATATCCGCTTTATGTTAGACAAATCAACTCTTATTTAATTACATTGGAAGAAGAAAATGAGTAAACGCGGTCGGCTTTTAAATCGTCCTCCTAAATCCTTAGAGGAAATTTATTTCAGCGAAATTCGCCCCCAGCTTTATGAAAATCATGCACATCATCATCAATATGGTGTGAGAAAAGGTACAACTCTAGCAGAACATTTAGACTCTGCGTGTCAGTTCATTTTAACAGTTAGCAGGATAGCAGAAGTAGCAGAAGATAAACGACCTTTATTATTAGCTGCAACTGCTGTTCATGACCTCAATAAATTAGAAGGTTCTAAAGGACGAAATGTTAAAACATTAGCTAGAGATAAAGACTTTCTAAAAGAACAACTTGAAAAGGCTTGTGTTCTTAGCTTTGTAAACACAGAAGATGATTTAGAATTAGTCAGAAAACTAATTGAACGCCATTCAGGTCACAGTGCCAGTGATGGTGCTAGATTTTTACCAGAAGACCCAAATATTGAACGTTGGGCGGCAATGTTAATTGCTGCTGACTTGTTTGATTTAGGTATTCCAGATGAGCTAAGATCTCGCAAAATAGAAACAGAATTAACAGTTGCTTTTGGCAGAAAATGTAATCTTTTTCGAGTGCGTTTATCGGAAGATAAAGGTTATATTACATCCTTGTTACTGGGTGCTTGTGAAGAAGTTTTACATAACTATGGCTTTCATCCCATCGCCATTTTTCCAGATAGCGAACTGTTTGAAGGGGCAAATTTACCAAATGTAGATTTAACCAAAGAAATAGCTGCTGTTTGGCAAAGTAAAATTGATCAAGTTTTTGGTAATAATATTGAAAAACTTGTCAGACCTACTAAAGATGGTATCAAAGTTACTCATCAAGCTATTCAACAAAATATTGATGAAGTTTTAGTCAATATTCAG contains:
- the hepT gene encoding type VII toxin-antitoxin system HepT family RNase toxin: MSNIDSEIVLSRLRLITKYYNTLEEFRSLSLDEFLADFRQQLIVERLLQLMTQAAIDINDHVLSKLNPGKTYTNFEAFIELGKYQILTPELAKQIAPSSGLRNRLVHEYDDIDPNQVFKAISFALQQYPLYVRQINSYLITLEEENE